A single genomic interval of Mucilaginibacter robiniae harbors:
- a CDS encoding glycosyltransferase family 4 protein: MTKVVLLHPTGNANVRATAYGLHNAHLLEQFFTAIASFPGDWLDKLSGLPGLGEVKRRQYSPEIKSLTRYSPWYELSRLLALKLKMKSLVQHETGVFSVDSVYQHHDQWVASKLKSFTGKAENTAVYAYEDGARFSFQKAKQLNIPCYYDLPIGYWRAARRLLQAEIEKWPDWTSTLTGFKDSATKLGYKDEELHLADHIFVASSFTAKTLQDFPGKLAPITVVPYGFPPVCEKREYASQHGPLRLLFVGGLSQRKGIANLFEAVKAFGTHVELTVVGRKASNNCAALDEALAQHRWIPSLPHAEILKLMQTQDVFVFPSLFEGFGLVITEAMSQGTPVITTDRTAGPDVITHAEDGWLVEAGSTEALQQAIEQLLLNRNLIADAGRAAMERARQRPWSVYGQELAARIEAISKGTITGNL; the protein is encoded by the coding sequence ATGACGAAAGTAGTTTTATTACATCCTACCGGGAACGCCAACGTTCGTGCTACGGCTTACGGCTTGCACAATGCCCATCTGCTTGAACAGTTTTTTACTGCTATAGCTTCATTCCCGGGCGATTGGCTGGATAAATTAAGTGGCTTACCTGGGTTGGGTGAAGTTAAACGTCGTCAGTACAGTCCAGAGATAAAATCGCTTACGCGATATTCACCATGGTATGAACTAAGCCGACTTTTAGCTTTGAAGTTGAAAATGAAAAGCTTGGTTCAGCATGAAACCGGCGTATTTTCTGTAGATAGTGTTTACCAGCATCATGATCAATGGGTGGCTTCCAAGTTAAAGAGCTTTACTGGCAAAGCCGAAAATACGGCAGTATATGCTTATGAAGATGGTGCCCGTTTTTCTTTTCAGAAAGCAAAGCAATTGAATATACCTTGTTATTATGATTTGCCCATTGGCTACTGGCGTGCAGCCAGACGCTTGTTGCAAGCCGAAATAGAAAAATGGCCCGATTGGACATCTACCTTAACCGGCTTTAAAGATTCAGCAACTAAGCTGGGCTATAAAGATGAAGAACTACATCTGGCCGATCACATTTTTGTAGCCAGTAGCTTTACCGCAAAAACCCTGCAAGATTTTCCTGGCAAATTAGCTCCGATAACTGTAGTGCCTTACGGCTTTCCGCCGGTATGTGAAAAACGAGAATACGCCAGTCAGCATGGGCCTTTGCGCCTATTGTTTGTTGGTGGGTTATCGCAACGCAAAGGCATAGCTAACTTATTTGAGGCGGTAAAAGCATTTGGTACACATGTGGAACTAACCGTAGTGGGCCGTAAAGCCAGTAACAACTGTGCAGCCTTAGATGAAGCATTAGCCCAGCACCGGTGGATACCCAGTTTGCCCCATGCCGAAATATTAAAGCTGATGCAAACGCAGGATGTATTTGTTTTTCCATCCTTATTTGAAGGTTTCGGGCTGGTGATAACCGAAGCCATGTCTCAAGGTACGCCCGTTATTACTACCGATCGTACTGCCGGGCCTGATGTAATTACTCATGCCGAAGATGGCTGGCTGGTAGAAGCCGGCTCAACTGAAGCGTTACAGCAAGCTATAGAACAGCTGCTGCTAAACCGAAACTTGATTGCCGATGCAGGTAGGGCTGCTATGGAAAGAGCCCGGCAAAGACCTTGGTCTGTTTACGGCCAGGAGTTAGCTGCCCGCATCGAAGCTATATCAAAAGGTACCATAACGGGTAACTTATAA
- a CDS encoding glycosyltransferase, whose amino-acid sequence MRIIFFTHPPFLGSQSMPRFARMLAEGMQNRGHETEVWTPEAKFYLLPVPQMFKKWMGYIDQYLVFPAQVRKRMAQYGNNTLFVFTDQALGPWVPLVAKRPHVIHCHDFLAQQSALGQISENPTSRSGQQYQAYIRSGYQQGKNFISVSHKTQQDLHQFLGQIPPKSLMVYNGLNQKFIAGNTLSARKNLSAQLSLDLNNGYLLHVGGNQWYKNRTGVIEIYNEWRKTAAQSLPLLMIGAVPDAKLTTQYESSPYKEDIHLVSGKSDDVVKLAYQGAAVFLFPSLAEGFGWPIAEAMASGCPVITTGEAPMTEVGGEVAFYIPRRPQTGAEVQAWAQDAATQVSRILAFPAADREQQVAKGLINAARFNADGTLNRLEHIYQDILQAAL is encoded by the coding sequence ATGCGCATTATCTTTTTTACTCATCCTCCTTTTCTGGGTTCGCAAAGCATGCCCAGGTTTGCCCGGATGTTGGCAGAAGGTATGCAAAATCGTGGACATGAAACTGAGGTATGGACGCCTGAAGCTAAGTTTTATCTTTTACCCGTTCCGCAAATGTTTAAAAAATGGATGGGCTATATCGATCAATATTTGGTTTTTCCGGCACAGGTACGCAAACGAATGGCGCAGTATGGCAACAATACCTTGTTCGTTTTTACCGATCAGGCTTTAGGCCCCTGGGTACCCCTGGTAGCTAAACGACCACATGTAATTCATTGCCATGATTTTTTAGCACAGCAATCCGCTTTGGGACAAATTTCTGAAAATCCAACCAGCCGTAGTGGGCAACAGTACCAGGCTTACATTCGTTCCGGTTACCAGCAAGGTAAAAACTTTATCTCCGTATCTCATAAAACACAGCAGGATTTACACCAATTTTTAGGTCAGATACCGCCTAAATCATTAATGGTTTATAATGGCTTAAATCAAAAATTTATAGCAGGCAACACCTTATCAGCTAGAAAAAACTTGAGTGCCCAATTAAGCCTTGATTTAAATAATGGTTACTTGCTACATGTTGGTGGGAACCAATGGTACAAAAACCGTACTGGGGTAATTGAAATTTATAATGAATGGCGCAAAACAGCAGCCCAGTCTTTACCGCTGCTCATGATAGGAGCCGTACCCGATGCTAAATTAACAACACAATACGAAAGTTCTCCGTATAAAGAAGATATCCACCTGGTAAGTGGTAAAAGTGACGATGTAGTTAAACTCGCCTATCAAGGAGCTGCTGTATTTCTTTTTCCATCACTGGCCGAAGGTTTTGGATGGCCAATAGCAGAAGCAATGGCTTCAGGATGCCCGGTAATTACCACAGGCGAAGCGCCCATGACCGAAGTAGGCGGTGAGGTGGCCTTCTACATACCCCGGCGCCCGCAAACAGGAGCAGAAGTACAAGCATGGGCACAAGATGCCGCAACTCAGGTAAGCCGCATTCTGGCTTTTCCTGCTGCCGATCGGGAGCAGCAGGTTGCTAAAGGTTTAATTAATGCAGCCAGATTTAATGCTGATGGAACGTTGAATCGACTAGAGCACATTTACCAGGATATTTTACAAGCAGCTTTGTAA
- a CDS encoding WcaF family extracellular polysaccharide biosynthesis acetyltransferase, whose translation MNNTLSRSSRVRLDEFNPAGFNRGASKFKEVTWYFCKMLFFLTAMPFPNGFKISILKWFGAKVGAGVIIKPRVNIHFPWKLEIGNHVWIGEEAFILNFEKVTIGDHACLSQRAFLCGGNHDFRDPAMPYRNGPITLCQGVWIGAGCFIAPNITIDIDSVITAGSVVTQNVQANSIYRGNPAVFIKPRWVN comes from the coding sequence ATGAACAATACCTTATCACGAAGCTCACGGGTCCGGCTTGACGAATTCAACCCAGCAGGTTTTAACCGTGGAGCAAGTAAATTTAAAGAGGTTACTTGGTACTTTTGTAAAATGCTGTTTTTTCTGACAGCTATGCCTTTCCCAAACGGTTTCAAAATAAGTATTTTAAAGTGGTTTGGCGCAAAAGTGGGTGCTGGAGTTATCATCAAACCCCGTGTAAATATTCATTTTCCTTGGAAACTGGAAATCGGTAACCATGTATGGATAGGGGAAGAAGCATTTATTTTAAACTTTGAGAAAGTAACTATTGGCGACCATGCCTGCCTATCTCAACGTGCATTTCTTTGTGGTGGCAATCATGATTTTCGTGATCCGGCTATGCCTTACCGCAATGGGCCCATTACATTATGTCAAGGTGTATGGATTGGTGCTGGTTGCTTTATAGCACCTAATATAACTATAGATATTGATAGTGTAATTACAGCTGGCAGCGTAGTAACACAAAATGTACAAGCCAACAGTATTTACCGAGGGAACCCAGCAGTCTTTATCAAACCCAGATGGGTAAACTGA
- a CDS encoding glycosyltransferase family 2 protein, whose product MEIVKPELLQALILTKNEEPNIKRVLDKLTWLQKVVVVDSGSTDNTLTIMQAYSNVEVVYRKFDTFAQQCNYGLTLLNSEWVLSLDADYVLTDGFIEETRSFIATKNDKVAYLTKFEFLIFGKQLINNNTTPRPVLFKRNAGSYFDDGHAHRLKIDGAEGFYHSKILHDDQKSLSRWISNQDGYSIRECNKLLDSSNPDANSILNRIRCTKVLAPFFVFFYCLFVRGLFLSGWAGWYYTLQRTMVEILFALRLIEEENLKGK is encoded by the coding sequence ATGGAGATTGTTAAGCCGGAACTGTTACAAGCCCTTATTTTAACTAAAAACGAAGAGCCAAACATTAAGCGCGTACTGGATAAGCTTACCTGGTTGCAGAAAGTGGTAGTTGTAGATAGTGGCAGTACGGATAACACGCTCACGATTATGCAAGCCTATTCCAATGTGGAGGTGGTTTATCGCAAGTTTGATACGTTTGCTCAACAATGTAATTATGGCCTTACTTTACTAAACAGCGAATGGGTGCTGAGCCTAGATGCCGACTATGTTTTAACAGATGGCTTTATTGAAGAAACTCGCTCGTTTATCGCAACAAAAAACGATAAGGTAGCCTATCTTACCAAGTTTGAATTTCTGATTTTCGGTAAACAACTAATTAATAATAATACGACTCCGCGGCCAGTATTATTTAAACGTAATGCAGGTTCTTATTTTGATGATGGGCATGCTCATCGCCTTAAGATTGATGGGGCAGAAGGCTTTTACCACTCGAAGATTTTACATGACGATCAAAAATCGCTTAGCCGCTGGATCAGCAACCAAGATGGTTATTCTATTCGGGAGTGTAACAAGTTACTAGATAGCAGTAACCCTGATGCTAACTCTATATTAAACCGTATCCGATGTACTAAAGTACTGGCACCTTTCTTTGTGTTTTTCTATTGCTTGTTTGTGCGTGGCTTATTTTTAAGCGGCTGGGCAGGCTGGTACTATACTTTGCAGCGCACCATGGTTGAAATTTTATTTGCCTTACGGCTTATTGAAGAAGAAAACTTAAAAGGTAAGTAG
- a CDS encoding glycosyltransferase family 4 protein, whose protein sequence is MKILFITHKFYPDIGGIEVNSEILALAFHQAGHEVRMLTWTSSTGTKTFPFTVIRQPSKTVLWQEHRRADLVYENNPALQLSWPALFFNKPHVIALRTWINRMDGRMGWQDKLKLFWLKRATAIIAVSEAVRKRCWANATVIGNPYRNQLFRKLPSAIRDKDFVFMGRLVSDKGADIAIKALHKLKTTEPNRLLTLTIVGSGPDLSKLENLVDKLGLSNQVTFTGALSGEDLVACLNRHRFLLVPSTWEEPFGNVALEGMACGCLPIVSDGGGLPDAVGKAGLVISRNNVVALAAGIQNILDHPELEQQFRQASDPHLVMHHPQNVAAQYLKVIEQASTKS, encoded by the coding sequence ATGAAGATACTTTTCATTACCCATAAGTTTTATCCGGATATTGGTGGTATTGAAGTTAACTCAGAAATTCTGGCTTTAGCTTTTCACCAAGCTGGACATGAAGTCAGGATGCTGACCTGGACTAGCAGTACAGGTACTAAAACCTTTCCGTTTACCGTAATTAGGCAGCCCAGCAAAACGGTATTGTGGCAGGAGCACCGCCGGGCAGATTTAGTTTATGAAAATAATCCAGCTTTACAGCTCTCGTGGCCAGCACTATTCTTCAACAAACCTCATGTTATTGCCTTACGTACCTGGATTAACCGTATGGATGGCCGCATGGGCTGGCAAGATAAGCTCAAGCTATTTTGGTTGAAAAGAGCTACAGCCATTATTGCCGTAAGTGAAGCGGTACGTAAACGTTGCTGGGCAAATGCAACTGTTATTGGTAATCCTTACCGTAACCAACTGTTCCGGAAATTGCCAAGTGCTATTCGAGATAAAGATTTTGTGTTTATGGGGCGTTTGGTATCTGATAAAGGAGCCGATATAGCCATTAAAGCCTTGCACAAATTAAAAACAACTGAGCCAAACCGGCTACTAACGCTGACTATTGTAGGCAGCGGACCTGATTTATCTAAGCTGGAAAACCTGGTTGATAAGCTGGGGCTTAGTAACCAGGTTACCTTTACCGGCGCTTTGAGCGGTGAGGATTTAGTAGCGTGTTTAAACCGCCATCGGTTTCTGCTGGTACCCTCTACTTGGGAGGAGCCTTTCGGTAACGTAGCTCTGGAAGGCATGGCATGCGGCTGTCTGCCTATCGTGTCTGATGGCGGGGGCTTGCCCGATGCAGTAGGTAAAGCTGGGCTAGTGATATCCCGCAATAATGTAGTCGCATTGGCGGCCGGCATACAAAATATATTGGATCATCCAGAACTGGAACAACAGTTTCGCCAAGCATCTGATCCTCATTTGGTCATGCATCATCCACAAAATGTAGCAGCGCAGTATTTAAAGGTAATTGAGCAAGCCAGTACTAAATCATAA
- a CDS encoding XrtY-associated glycosyltransferase XYAG1 — translation MKILHIVPSYKPAYIYGGPIESVARLCEGLVADGHEVQVYTTTANGKTELEVPAGKPVNVDGVQVTYFPRITKDPTHVSPALWKQLYQTVAAYDVIHIHSWWNILVMVAAKISLSKNTKVVVAPRGMLSQYIFNSGNSKAKKLMHKAFGKSILAQCYFHATSGAEYRECEQLIPGWKGFELPNIIALPATPVQHQPNRVFTIVFLSRVHPKKGLELLFEAISGLHQPVVLRIAGTGDEDYIQQLKQLSKQLNISNQIEWLGWKNRDEKFTELMDADLFALVSLNENFANVVVEALHMGTAVLLSKDVALSEFVAKTETGWVSQLDVESIRKQLTAAINNVPKREYIRQHGRAIIEKHFSEKQLISQYVSAYKNLN, via the coding sequence ATGAAGATACTCCATATCGTACCCTCTTACAAACCAGCTTACATTTATGGCGGACCTATCGAGTCGGTGGCCCGGCTATGTGAAGGACTGGTAGCCGATGGCCATGAGGTACAGGTGTACACCACTACAGCCAACGGTAAAACCGAACTGGAGGTGCCCGCTGGTAAGCCGGTTAATGTGGATGGCGTACAGGTAACTTATTTTCCGCGCATTACTAAAGATCCTACCCATGTTTCTCCGGCTTTATGGAAGCAGCTGTATCAAACCGTAGCAGCATATGATGTAATTCACATTCATTCCTGGTGGAATATACTAGTTATGGTAGCTGCTAAAATAAGCTTATCCAAAAATACTAAAGTAGTAGTTGCTCCGCGTGGTATGCTTAGCCAATACATTTTTAACTCAGGTAACAGTAAAGCCAAAAAGTTGATGCATAAAGCTTTTGGCAAAAGTATTTTAGCGCAATGTTATTTTCATGCTACTTCCGGGGCCGAATACCGGGAATGCGAACAACTGATACCCGGCTGGAAAGGGTTTGAACTACCCAACATTATTGCCCTGCCAGCCACACCTGTTCAGCATCAACCTAATCGTGTATTTACTATTGTGTTTTTATCGCGGGTTCATCCTAAAAAAGGATTAGAACTCTTGTTTGAAGCCATTAGCGGATTGCATCAACCAGTTGTGTTAAGAATTGCCGGCACGGGTGATGAAGATTACATTCAACAATTGAAGCAGTTATCAAAGCAATTAAATATCAGCAACCAAATAGAATGGTTAGGCTGGAAGAACCGCGATGAAAAGTTTACTGAGTTGATGGATGCTGATCTATTCGCGTTGGTATCCTTGAATGAAAACTTTGCTAATGTGGTTGTTGAAGCTTTGCACATGGGAACAGCTGTGTTATTATCTAAAGATGTAGCCTTATCGGAGTTTGTAGCCAAAACTGAAACTGGCTGGGTAAGCCAATTGGATGTTGAATCCATCAGGAAGCAGTTAACTGCTGCTATAAATAACGTTCCCAAACGGGAGTATATACGGCAGCATGGCCGTGCAATAATTGAAAAACACTTTTCGGAAAAGCAGTTGATTAGCCAGTATGTATCAGCCTATAAAAATTTGAACTGA